A window of Methanocaldococcus vulcanius M7 genomic DNA:
ACATTCCTTGGCAACGTGATCAGCAACATCTTCATTTGGTAGTTTTGATGCCTCTAAACATAAAACAGCGACATCAGCATTATCCTCATACCCGATCTCTTCGTATGTTTTCTTTGGTTTTTTAGCCAAAGCTCTCGCAGGTCCTGAACCCATAGCAAAATATTTTCCAACTTTTAAAGCCCATCCTGCTTTCTGAGAACCTAATGTTGATATTGCAGGATGTGATGTTTTAACTTTAACAAAAGGAAGATTTATCCCTTTACACTCACATGGGGATAATGAAATACCAACGTGAGCTAATCCCCCCAAACAGATCTTTGTAAATAATTTACCTGCCTCCCAACTTCCTAACACATTAACTCCACAATCTAAAACAGTAGCTCCGTTTTCCAACTTTATGACATCTATATTTAACTCCTCTTTTTTCTCTATCATTTTATTTACAATTTCCAATGCTTTTTTATTTACACTTAACATTTTATCACCAACGGAAGAGAAGCTTTTTTGAATCATTAAACCTATTTAACCTTATATAAGTTGATTCGTATTATTTTTATAATTTATGATCATTCGCAGAAGTGTGATAAGATGGACATGAAAGAGTGGAAAATTTTTTATGATAAAATAATGGATGATTTCAAGTTCAGTAAAGATATGGATATAGAGAGTGCGATAATATTGGATAAAATTTTAGAGTATGGGGATAATAAAGCAGATATAAATAAAGTAAATAAAATCATTCATGGAAACGATGTTATAATCTTTGGAGCTGGCCCTTCTATAAAAAAACATATAGATCTTATAAAAAAAGAAAAACTATTAAACCATCCCATAGTGGTAGCTGATGGTGCATGCAAGGCATTTTTAGAGGAAGGAATAATTCCTGATATAATAGTTTCTGATTTAGATGGGCATTTAGATGCACTTTTAGAGTGTAATAAAAAAGGTTCGATAGTTGTAGTTCACGCTCATGGGGATAATATAAAAAAAATAATTGCTATAACTCCAAAGTTAAAAAATGTTGTTGGAAGTTGTCAGATTCCTCAGTATAAGGAGATGAGGTTAAAAAATGTAATAAACTTTGGAGGATTTACTGATGGAGATCGATGTTGTTTCTTAGCGCATTATTTTAATGCCAAAAAGTTAATACTTGGTGGAATGGATTTTGGAAGATATATAACAAATTATTCAAGACCTGAAATTGAGGAAGAGGTAGCGGAAGGAGACGAAATAAAAATTAAAAAACTCGAATATGCAAAACAACTTATTAACTATCTAAGTAAAAAAATTGAAATTAAATATTTAAAATAATTATATACAGTTGGATATGAAAATATCTCCTTCTAAAAAATTTAGGAAGGTTTATATACCTCCCTAAATAACTAATAAAAGAATAAAAACAAAAATAGAGTATTTTAACACAACATCTTAAAAAGTTAATAATTCTTATTACTAACACTTAGAATGATAATAACGATCTATTAATACCTCCACAACAATAATTTCACTTTTACAAAAAATAAATTACAAAAACTTTAAACTCAATAACAATCAAAATTTTCAATGTGATGAATATGATAACCGTAATAGGTTTTGGCTCTTTTGGAAGAAAAGTTGTTAATTTCATTAAAAACAAGGAACCAATTACAATTATTGACAAAAATATCGATGATGCTGACGATTTATTAAAAGAGGGAGTGAGTGTAGTCGTTGGGGATGCAACCCAGGAAGACGTTCTAAAAAAAGCGAAGATTGATAAAGCAGATATTGTTTTAATATTAACAAACGATCCTGAAGTTAATAGAAGGGTAGCAGAAAAAGTTTGTGAACTTAGTCCAAATTCATATAAAATAGCGAGAGCGATACCGCGGTATCCGGAGCTGTATATGGGGTTGAATATAGATAAGATTATAAACATCTTAGAAAGTGGAGCAAAAGACATTGCAAAAGAAGTTGAAGACGCAAAATTAAAGAAAAAACTTATGAAATTAAAGTCAATCCTAATAGAGGGCAAGAAAAAATGCATCGAATTAGGAAAAATAGACAATGAAGAAAAAGCTCCTTTATTAATATTAACACACATTAATCCAGATCCTGATGCAATAGCGAGTGCAATGGCATTGAAAACAATAGCAGAGAAATGGGGTGTTGATGCAGATATTGCCTATGGAGGAAATATTGGATACGATGAAAACAAGGCAATGGTTAACCTACTTGGTATAAAACTTTTAAATATTAATGATATAAATATTGAAAATTATTGTATTATTGCAGTTGTAGATACTTCCTCATCTAAACAACTTCCAACAGAACTTCCTAATATAGATATAATTATTGATCATCACAACAACACAGACCTAAATGCAAAATACACAGACATAAGACCAGAAGTAGGAGCTACCGCATCTATTTTAACCCAGTATCTAATGGAATTAGAAATAGAGCCATCAAGAAACTTAGCCACTGCCTTATTTTATGGAATTCAATCGGATACTGATTACTTTAAAAGAGAAACATCAAAATTAGATTTTGAAGCAGCAGCTTACTTACAAAGCCATATTGACGCTTCAATTTTAAATATGATTGAAAATCCAGAGATCTCAACAGAAGTTATGGAAGTTTTAGCAAGAGCAATAATGAACAGGAGAGTAGTTAAAGGAAACATTGCTCTATCATATGTTGGAGAGATAACTAACAGAGATGCTCTCCCAAAGGCAGCTGATTTCTTATTGAAAATGGAAGGTATTTCTACAACATTTGTATTTGGAATTGTTGGAGATGAGATTCACATTTCCGCAAGAACGAAAGATCTTAGATTGAATTTAGGAGAGATACTGAATAAGGCCTTTGGAGGAGGAGGACATCAAACAGCAGCAGCCGCTAAAATACCACTCGGTATTTTTAAATCTGTTTCAGATAAAGAAGCACTGAGAAAATTAGTTGAAGAAGCGATCAGGGCTAAAATATTAGAAGTTATTGGAATAAAAGAAGAAGAGAAATAATAACATACTCTTTTATTTTAATTTTTAAATTTAATGGAAGAATAAAAAAATAGAGATGTTTTTAAAGAAATTATGTTCTATCTTTTAATACTATGTTAACATCAACTTGTTTATAAACTCCTTGGTCTGAAACAACTTTTACAGGTATTTTAACAGGTGTTACTCCACTTGGTTCTTCTTGGAAGCCCATACTTGAACCAAAGAAGAAGAATATCTCTTTTGAAACTTTTTCTCCAGTGTGTAGGGTTCCAACATCCCATTCTGATGTATAGAATTTAGCATCGATAGGTGTAATGTATTTGTTAAATGCAAAACCTGTGTTCCATCCGATGAACTTTGTAGCTGTTAAAGTGTCGCCGTAATATGAGCCATTTACTGCACATGCATAGTAGAAGTTATTAAACCCTCCTGCATACAATCTCATAGATTGTCTATTTGTTGAACTTCCCCATTGACTCACATCAGTTACTGATAAATCTTTACTATCATTTACTGCTGCAATTTTTGTTACAGAGTTTGGAGCTAATATGTAATAAACACTTGTATAGTTTTTACCATCATCTCCTACCCATGTGGCATCTGGGTATATTCCAGTTCTATTTAATATTCCTTTAAATGGTGTTCCATCATTTGTGCATAACAAATATGCATCATAACTTTGTCCATTGTAGTTTAATGTTATTTTCTTTAAGGTTAAGCCAGCAACTTCTGTTGCACCATCACTTTCTATTTTGACATTTGTTAATGTTGAATCATAGTAGTTTTCTAAGGTTAATGGTACTGGAACTATGATCCTTTCATCATAGAGGGTTCCCCATTGAGAATCTTTTGCTAAAGCATTTAATACATATTCTGATTTGTCAGGATCGTCATATAATACTCCATTATAGTAATACTGTAAAACATCTCCCAAATCCAAATCTCCTTCAACATCAA
This region includes:
- a CDS encoding DHH family phosphoesterase, producing MITVIGFGSFGRKVVNFIKNKEPITIIDKNIDDADDLLKEGVSVVVGDATQEDVLKKAKIDKADIVLILTNDPEVNRRVAEKVCELSPNSYKIARAIPRYPELYMGLNIDKIINILESGAKDIAKEVEDAKLKKKLMKLKSILIEGKKKCIELGKIDNEEKAPLLILTHINPDPDAIASAMALKTIAEKWGVDADIAYGGNIGYDENKAMVNLLGIKLLNINDINIENYCIIAVVDTSSSKQLPTELPNIDIIIDHHNNTDLNAKYTDIRPEVGATASILTQYLMELEIEPSRNLATALFYGIQSDTDYFKRETSKLDFEAAAYLQSHIDASILNMIENPEISTEVMEVLARAIMNRRVVKGNIALSYVGEITNRDALPKAADFLLKMEGISTTFVFGIVGDEIHISARTKDLRLNLGEILNKAFGGGGHQTAAAAKIPLGIFKSVSDKEALRKLVEEAIRAKILEVIGIKEEEK
- a CDS encoding 6-hydroxymethylpterin diphosphokinase MptE-like protein; protein product: MDMKEWKIFYDKIMDDFKFSKDMDIESAIILDKILEYGDNKADINKVNKIIHGNDVIIFGAGPSIKKHIDLIKKEKLLNHPIVVADGACKAFLEEGIIPDIIVSDLDGHLDALLECNKKGSIVVVHAHGDNIKKIIAITPKLKNVVGSCQIPQYKEMRLKNVINFGGFTDGDRCCFLAHYFNAKKLILGGMDFGRYITNYSRPEIEEEVAEGDEIKIKKLEYAKQLINYLSKKIEIKYLK
- a CDS encoding archaellin/type IV pilin N-terminal domain-containing protein, whose amino-acid sequence is MFDFLKNKKALSPILALLIVLGVTIVVGAVFYAWGNGLFNSSQQSTKSALEGTTSSITYAAGAIGVGVPKEIDVEGDLDLGDVLQYYYNGVLYDDPDKSEYVLNALAKDSQWGTLYDERIIVPVPLTLENYYDSTLTNVKIESDGATEVAGLTLKKITLNYNGQSYDAYLLCTNDGTPFKGILNRTGIYPDATWVGDDGKNYTSVYYILAPNSVTKIAAVNDSKDLSVTDVSQWGSSTNRQSMRLYAGGFNNFYYACAVNGSYYGDTLTATKFIGWNTGFAFNKYITPIDAKFYTSEWDVGTLHTGEKVSKEIFFFFGSSMGFQEEPSGVTPVKIPVKVVSDQGVYKQVDVNIVLKDRT